CAGCGCAGCGAGTAAGTCGGTGTTCGGCTGGCGAAGCTTGAGACTAATGTAGGCACCCCGCAACACGGGCATACCAGCGAAATAGAGGACGATACCGGTGAGCACGAAATAGACGCGGGAAAACAACACGCCACCGTCAGTGAACAGGACGGTAAAGCCCTCGAGCGGGCCAGCAGGATACAGTTCCGCCAGGTGGGCTGGATAGAGAACTGTAATATACGGTATTAACAGAAAGGAGCCGAAAACGACGCTGAGGATGTACCGCATGTCCATCGCGTCGTCCGAACGTCGTTTCCGAATCCCCGACATCTCTCGAGCGCGCCGAGTCGTACTTGTGGACTCGTTCGGGTTCGGACTGTTTTCGGGTCCGACGACTCGTCGAACGGTGTTCTCGTCCGTTTCCGACGATTCCGTCACGGTGTCGCGGAGATAGGCGGTGTATCCAAGTCGACTCAGAGCATCCTCGAGGTCGGATTTCGGAAGCTGTGCCGGGTCGTGGTCGACACGAATCGACTCCGTGACGTAACTCGCTTCGGCATCGAAGATACCGTCATGCTCGCACGCAACGGACTCGAGGTACTGCTCACAGGTGACGGCGTGCATCCCGTCGACACGAAGGAAGGTCTGGATCGGCGCTGGGTGGCTTTCGGTATCCGTAGTTGGATCCGCCTCCTCTGCGTCGGTACCCGTCGCTTCGACGCCTGCTTCGAATTCGATGGACGAGGCCTCCTCTTGCGTATCAACCTGTCCAGTTGCTCCCGTAACCGAGGACTCCCCGTCCGACGCTGGATCGGTATCCACCGATTCCGATTCGTCTGTGCCACCCACTGGTGCTCCCTTGGGCGCGACAGTCGGTTCCATTTCTGGCTCCGGAATCGAGGGAGGAGGGCCTTCGGCCAACGGTCCAAGCGAGTTATACAGGGTCTGACAGCCACTCGAGCAGACTTGCTCACCGCTCCCGACGTGCAATTCGCCCGCAGAATCTGGACAGGGACGCCCACAAAATGCACAGCGGTCGACTTCGCCTCCCGGGGCGTTACCCATCGGTTCTCACCTGCCTCGAGCGCCCGGTTTGGCGGTCGTCGATCGCGTTCGTGTTCATTGGGCTGGTGTATGATCTCTGGACCCTAAACGGATTCGAATGTGTGTGGTCTTTCATCGGGATCACTGCGGTCACGTGCCACCGACCGGTCGTGCTTGGTTACGAACGATAATGAGAGGATGCCCTTCAATGGATGTCTATAACATAAATAACTCTGATCAAGGGTATATCGACTGGACAGGCCTGGGTTTAGTGCGCCGAGAGCGGACACCATCCGAAGAGGTGGAACGTGGGTTCAATCAACCAGGTATCTAATAAGCGCAGTTTGAGAAGCGAGCAGGTCGTAGAGGTAGTTTGGAACAATGCTTGCAGACCTGTTCAGCGATTTATATGCGGCGGAATTTGTATGTGGGGAGCGTGGGCGGACGGCGACGCCCGTCAGGGTGTGTACCCCCACGCGACCAGTTATTCGTTTCGAGAAATACAAGCAGTTCTACGCTTAATCGGCGTTGAACGCCCTTATCAATCGCATTGTCATAAATCGTATATATTGGCTCACAGTCCGACAGATCCGCCGACAACGAAGCAGCCAGGGGCCTCATTTGATAAGATTATTGTTAAGATAATTTCAATCTAATCTTGGAGTGGATATGCAATTTCAATGGGCTGTAAGCTCATTATCGATATCGAATTTTTCGGGCGACGAGGCACCGATCCAGCCGCTGCATTCCTGCAGCGATTGACCGAGAAACAACATCTTGAGTGCGAGATGTTCCTCATCGATGGCTGCGGATATCTGACCGCCACTTCTCGGTCTGAGTTGTGCGGATCCCTCCACAATATCAAACGATACTTGATCGGAAAGGGATTTTCTACGCTCAAAATGTGGGCCCACAGCTTCGATAAACCGTGCGTGAGCAGTCGGGCAAGTATCGGAAATTGTCTTGTGCTTTTTAAACACTTCTCCAAAACATTTCGACTGTAGCACTAACTTTACAGACATATACCAGCTGAGGTGGTGAACTAGAAAGTGCTGAACACATGCTTTAATCAAATTTCTGACTATTATACCCAAACAGAGCACATCAACTAGTATATAAATTGTGTTAGATGTGAGATTGATATTGTTTTTGAGGTTGGTTTCATGTGGATTTACTGCTAGTAATAGCACTCATACACTCATTCCGTAACAACAGAGAAATGAGCAACCGCTCCGGTGTCGCCACGACTCGAGTCTTGAACGTTGATATTACAATGGGTGTACTCTGTCACATTCGAAGAATGAGAATCTATGCTAATACCCGTCAGTAAAGAGTTTAATTAATAGTATTTATTTCCCGATCAACCCACTCAGAATGGAGGTCGGAGGTTACAGCAGGTGCTTCGCCGAGCAATTCCTGTGCTCGCTCGAGCCATCTGGAGACTTCGTCCGTGTCGCCTTCCTCGAGGCTGGCCCCGACGAGATACTCGAGCGTCTCCAAGGCCAGGTCGTAGGAATCGCGGTCCTCGAATTCTTCGAGGGCAATCTGCCAGTGGGCTGTGGCCTCCTCGAGATTACCGTTTGCAGCGGCGATGCGTCCAAGTTGGTTCAAACACCTGGCGCGTACGTGGTCTTCCTCGAGTTTCCGGACGACAGCGAGCACTTCTTCGGTCTGTTTGCGTGCCTCCGAGAGGTTCTCACAGGCAAGGGCTAGAGTCGCTCGTTCCAATTTGGTTCGGGCCATGTACGACTGGTTTCCCGTCTCGTCGAAAGTCTCGAGGGCCTCCTCGAAGAACGCATCGGCTGCCTGATAGTCTTCTTGCTCTCTCGCGACGATTCCGAGCCCCCAGAGGCTATGTCCTCGCTCCCTCGAGTGATCGATCGTCGTCGAGATTTCGAGAGCCGCACCGTGGAAGTCTTCGGCTTCCTGTGTCGCGCCCCGTTTGGAGGCCGTGAGTCCGAGGTTGTTGAGACAACTCGCCTCGCCGGATCGATAGCCAATTTCGCGCCTGATGGTGAGGCTCTCCTCGAAGTAGCTCTGGGCCCGGTCGTATGCGCCCTGGTGATACGCGACGGACCCAATGTTATTGAGACTGGTCGCTTCTCCCGCTCGGTCGCCGGTGTCACGCGCAAACTGGAGAAACACCTCGAAGTGGTCTCGTGCGCGTTCGTACGCGCCCTGTGACCACGCAATCGCGCCGAGATTGGCGTCGGCAACCGACGCGAGGTTTCGATCACCGAGTTGGCGTGCACACTCCTGGCACGCCTCGAAAGATTCGCGCGCTCGCTCATAGGAACCGAGTCGCCACTCGACCAGCCCCAGGCCCTTGAGGTGTCGTGCTTCACCTACCAGATCGTCGTGCGTTCGAGCGGTGGACAGTCCCGTTTCGTGATGTGAAATCGCTTCGTCGTAGGCTCCGCGCTTGAACGCCACTCGAGCTAGGCCCAGGAGGCCGTCTCTTGCCCCAGCGATATCGGTGTCGGGCACGCGTTCGAAGGCGCGTTCTGCGTGGTCGTAGTAGCCGCCAGTCAGGAACGCCTCGCCGAGCCAGAGCGGTCGTTCCTCGGCGATCGAACCTGTACACGCTGCTGGGAGGTCGATGCTATCGTGAGCCCCATCACCAAAGAGAGGTGTCAGCGTCGACCGCCGTCTGCACAGGTCATAAATGGCTTTCACCGTCTCATCCGCCCACGTTGGTGACTCGTCGATTGCTGGCGTGAACCCTACCTGGCCGTCGCCATCGAGTTGCTGTCCGATCCGTTCATAGCGCTCAGGATCTTCGGCGAGTCTCAACAGCGCACTCACCACGGTGCCGAACTGCTTTGCGGCCTCCTCTTCTCCCTCCACGTCGAGGATGTGGTGGAGGAACACCATCGACCACTCCTCGTGAACGATTCGGTAGCCTCCATCTTGGCCGGGAAAGAGAACTCGCCCAGACAATTGATCGAGCGCGTCATCGACAGGCCCATACTGGCTCCCCTCACCTCCCGTGCGCACGTCGCCGGCTACAGCGTAGCAGAGCCCACGGTTGACACGAATTCCCGCCGCATTGAGCGTGTTTACCAGGAGACAAACCGATCGAGCCAGATCGTCAGCCGAAAGGTCGGCGTAGACGCTCGCCACCTCCTCCTCGAGTGCGGTCGGTTCCGCCGCCAGCGGATCGGCATACGTCGCGAGTCGATGAATCAGTCGGAGCATCTCGTGTGTCTTGCCATCGTCGGTAACGGCCTCGTCTCGAACCACGGACCACAGCCGATCGGTGGGGACCTCGACTGACCGTCCAACCGTTCGTTCGAAGTGGTCGACGAGTTTCACACAGTCCCTCGCCTCGATTCGTGGAACATACGTTATCTCGAGGGCCGACACATCGGTCGCCGGTGCCAGTTGATCTCGCCACTCGCTTTCACGAGAGTCGAGGAGGACACTGACACTGTCGTGATGGGTGAGGTGCTCGAGCGCCTCGAAAATGGCGTTCGCGCTCGGACGGACGGCATCTTCTATAACGACGAGTGCGTGGCCGTCCGCGTTCGTCACAGTCGCGACGAGGTCATCGATAGAGCTGATAGATTGGTCGTGATTGCCAGCACGGTAGAGAACCGGTCCTCGGTCCTCTTCGTACCATTGACAGGCCACTTGTTTACAGACGGTGCTCTTTCCGGAGCCCGGTGGCCCGAGGACGACCACACTGTCACCGGAACGCAACTCGTCCGTGATCTCTGCAGCCAATCCCCTTCTCTCGTCGGTTGATTCTTCGGTTGGTCCTGAACCCGGTCTCGTGATTGCATAGCCGGTGTGTACCTCGGCGAGTGAGAGTCCGGCCCGCCAGGCCGTCGTCGGCTTCGAAACGGGTTCGTTCCGAAAGTACGCGGCATCGACTCGTGTGAAGCCTTCGCGCTCGAGTGACGGAGGGAGTGACTGACCGATCATCGGTACTCCGTCTCGCTCGAGCGTTTGAGTGCCCCCGTCTGTGTCGGCGATCAACTCTCCCGTTCGATCCGTTGCGTCGTTTCGATACTGCTCGTATTGTGCCGTCGCCCACGATATTCCGTGCTCAGTTTTGTTTACGACCAGTCCATGAATCCCACCGTTGTCGTTGTGAATGACGGCGTGGACTGTCGTTGACCCGCTCCCCGTCCCGAGTTGATGCTCAAGCAGACCGAGGGTGTACGGCGGGACCTTACCCACGAGGATGTCAAAGTGCTTCGCTTCAGCCAAGAGGGTCATTCGGCGCGGGAACTCGTTTCGCAACATCCGGAAGACCTCCTGAGAGACGACGATTTCTGCTGGATTTCCTTGGATGACGACGTGTTGGTACAGTACCCTGATGGTTCGGGACGCTTCGACTGTCGAGAGCAGTGCTCGATAGGCCTTGGCCTCGGTCAGGTCCTCGTGCATCCGGTCAGACGGACGATAAGGCGTGGGGTCTGCGGCCAGAAAGCACGCTGCATCCCTGATGATGTCGTGCTCGATATCTGCCTCCGCAGGCAGCGGTTCAAGGACGGCGTGTGCCGCAAAAATATCGTCGAGCCCATCGAGATACGCAGTCAATTGGTCGCGGGCGAACCGACCGATGATCGTCGCTTCGATCCCATCGTCTCCTCGGTAGAGGAGGTCGAGTTCGCTCAGTTCATTGACTGCGCGGTGAACCGTCGACCGAGCTTGTCCGGTTTCGTCGATGAGGTCCCTGATATGCGCTGGTGATTGACACAGCCGATCCAATAACTCGAGCCGATTAACGAGCGTAACTAGTGTTTCGTTTTTATCGGCTCGAAACATATCTTCATTCGATAATTACCGGCGGTCTTTTTATATTCATCGTACACGATAAATTGCGATCGAGACAACGTGCAGTCATCTACGATTGTAACGGTCATCGACCCACGACTGAAGTCATGGGCTTTCTCCTTGCATTTCTGTGAATACCCAGTGTCGTAAGTGGTTTCGGTACGAAGTCACCGTCGTCGATATCTGATTGTGAAAATTAAGAGCGCTAGCGAGAGGAGAGTCACGGCAATACCGAAGCCCGGTTGTCCATCGTCGTTTTCATCATCAGCATCATCATCCGACCTGTTGTCAGGATCATCGTCGTCGCCAGCGCCTTCGGAGACGGTTTTTGTTCCCTCTACTTCGTCTACGAAGCTCTCTCCTTCCGCGATTACGACCCCAAAGTCATACATACCTTCCGCTTCCGGAGCGGAGAGTGTGGTTTTGATGAGATCGCCATCACCGGCCTCGATGTCGAGCGTTTTTATCTCTGATGTCTCCTCGCCAAGATAGAACTCGACATCCAACGTCCCGTCTCTATCCCCGTCATTTTCGATTGTGAGCCAGATATCTACATCCTCTCCGGGTGCGGCAGTGTTCGGGTCGGAATAGATGTCGCTCACGCTCCAATCGGGCTTCGATGGTTCTGGCGCTTCGACGATCATCGTCTCGGTTGTCTCTGTTTCATCCACGCTGACGGTATACTCGTACTCACCCGCATCGTCGGGAGCACTCAGGAAGAACGCAGCGTCGCCAGCCCTTCCGGGGTCCAACTCGAGGGTTTCTGACTGCACTTCACCCTCGAGGTCGATCGTGACGTCTGCGTCGCCTGCTTCGTCGCCCTCGTTGGCGACGGTGACAAGGACGCGCTCTTCTTCGCCGGGCTCGAGAATTCCATAGTCTGCGTCCACGTAGATGATCGTGAACTCGGGTTGTTCGTCTTCGACAACGGAGAGGTTTACCATCGCCTCGTCATCGCCCGTCTGGATGAGATAGTTCGCCTTCCCCTCTGTCGTGGGTGTCTCGAAACCGAATTCCAGGGTGTCGTTTTCACCACCATCGAGGGTGAGCGATTCAGTATCTACGTCCTTACCCGTCTCGTTTGCATCGTGGTCTTCGAGAGAGGCGACGGTGACGGTTCGCTCAGCCGATAGCGTTCCCGAGTTCGTAATCGTCGTTGTGAGTGTCACAGCTGCACCGGGTTCGGCCTCGTCTGCAGCGAATGAAACTGCCCCGAGGTCGAACGAGGCGGGGCGATCAACGGTTACGTTTCCTGCCTCGACGTCGTCGGCGGTGATGGTGTACGTACCAACATTCCCGATGCTTTCGTTCGTCTTGACCGTCGTGCTCGAGCCGCCTTCGACCGTTGTGGATTCGTTCGCGAACGCAACCCCATCAACGTAGAAAACCACCGTGTATTCGCCATCTTCGTCACCGTTGTTCTCGAGGGTTGCGCTCACCGGAACTGAGTCGTTCACGAGGACAGTCGTGTTCTCGAGAGTTGCCTCTGTCACGGAGATATCCGCAGGCTCAGAGGAAGGAGATGATGGTGAGGGTGATGGCGCAGCTTCGATGGTCACCGATTCGGTCTCACTATGGTTCTCACTCGAGACGGTGATCGTATACTCTCCAGCGTCACCAGTGTCAGTGTCCCAGGTGAGTGAAACTGTGCCGGGACGCTCACCACTGGCGAGTTCGACATCGGCCTCATCCAGTTCGGCCGATGTCGCGTCACTCGTGAGGGTGAGGCGCTGGTCACCATCGCCAGCCCAGTTAGTCACGTTAGCTGTCACTTCGAGTGAGTCTCCCTCCTCGACTGGTGTGTTCGACTCAGTGACGTTTACCTCAAAGAAGGTATCAGTTCCCTGCCACTCGAGGACGGGGTAGTCGTCGGTGGCGTGCCAGGTAGCAGCACCTTCGCCGTCAGGGAAGGCGAAGCTGTTCATCGTGTCGGTTGCGTTCAGGCCAGTCATTTCGACGGTCCGCAACCCATATTCGTCGGTATCGGAGCCTGCGGAAGCGAACTGGGTGGTTGCATCGATGTCCCAGTAGGAGGCAGAGACGTCGCCCTCATCGTATCCAACCAGTCCCCCGATGGTGCTTCCTGTGTCGTCGACTACTCCGGTGGCATACGACTGAGAGACGTTGCCAGCGTTCTCTCCGACGAGCCCGCCCACGTTCTCATCACCAGTGACGGGGCTGTTTGCAGTCGTCTCCTCTACGATACCGTTGTTGTTCCATCCAACGAGTCCACCGACGCTCTCGGTCCCGCTAACTGCCCCTGTGGCGAACGAACTGTCAATTTCGCTCTGGGTCACCCCGACGAGGCCACCAACGTCCGCTTCGCCCTCGACGGTGCCTGTCGCAGACGAGGCACTCACTGTACCCCCTGGACCTGCGTTCCCGAGCAAGCCACCGACGTTCGTGCTGTTTTCGGCGTCGACGGAGACGGTCGCGTGGGAATCCGCGATGTAGCCTATTCCGCCGCCAAGGCCCCCACTGTATCCGACGAGCCCACCAATCTCGGTTCCGTCTTCGACCGTAACCGAACCCTCAGCCGTGGCGTTGTCGATCTGGCCACTGTTGGACCCGAGAAGGCCGCCGATTTCGGACGGACCGCCAGCGCCAGGTTCGGCGCCGGGGGCTCCCTCGACGTCCACCGCCGCACTGACGTTCGCTATCGTGCCGTCTGCAGCACCGACGAGCCCGCCGACGTTAGACGTGCCTCGAACAGTCGCGTTCTCGAGGTGGACGTCCTCGATGGTGGCCGTCCCGTCCGTCCGGCCGAAGAGGCCCACGAGGTCGTCCTCTTCAGTGCGATCGATGTACAGACCCGAAATCGTCGATCCGTCCCCGTCGAACGACCCTTCGAAGGCGTCAAAGTTGTCTCCAATCGGCTCGAACCCGTCGCCATCGTTGGCACTTTCACTGGCAACGTCGCTGTAGCCGGGCGTGTCGGCATCGAGGTCGTTCGCCAGGGTGACGTTCGCATCCAGGGCGAATCGAACGTTGTCGAGGTGCCCCCAGTCCTCGATAAGGTATGGGTCGTCCGCGCTCCCGTCGCCATCGGCAAAGAGGTTTGCGACGGTTAGTTCGAACTCTTCGTCGGCCGACTCCGCATATACCTCGAGTGTGTACGTGTCAGCATCGATGTTGAGCGTCGTCTCGCCGTCGAGAATCTCCGTGAGTTCGACGGTGTCCTCACCTTCGAATGAAACGGTGACGGTTCGGTCTTCGACACCCTCGAGGTCCTCCATCCCGATGGTGGTCTCACGTTCTTCCTCGAACGGATCACCGGCCAGGTCGAACGCCCCCGTTATTCTCACACTCAATGGGTCACCTCGAGTGATCGTTGCGTCCTCGACGTCGAGCGTTGTAAGAACGGGCTCGATAGTTACGTCGAAGTCGTCGTCTGCTTCCTGAGCCGTGACCGCGAGGTCGTCGTACGATCCAGCGGCGAGCGTTGGCGTTTCGCCGTCGAACAGTTCGACGTTGGTTGCCACCCCCTCACTGATTTCAACCGCTGTCGTGCTGGCGTCTTTCCCATCAATATCGTCGACTGTCAGGTCGACCGTGCCAGTGTAGGAGTCACCAGCCACGTCTTCTGCGTCGGTAACCTCGAGTGTCAACGCATCGCC
The DNA window shown above is from Natronosalvus amylolyticus and carries:
- a CDS encoding tetratricopeptide repeat protein; translation: MDRLCQSPAHIRDLIDETGQARSTVHRAVNELSELDLLYRGDDGIEATIIGRFARDQLTAYLDGLDDIFAAHAVLEPLPAEADIEHDIIRDAACFLAADPTPYRPSDRMHEDLTEAKAYRALLSTVEASRTIRVLYQHVVIQGNPAEIVVSQEVFRMLRNEFPRRMTLLAEAKHFDILVGKVPPYTLGLLEHQLGTGSGSTTVHAVIHNDNGGIHGLVVNKTEHGISWATAQYEQYRNDATDRTGELIADTDGGTQTLERDGVPMIGQSLPPSLEREGFTRVDAAYFRNEPVSKPTTAWRAGLSLAEVHTGYAITRPGSGPTEESTDERRGLAAEITDELRSGDSVVVLGPPGSGKSTVCKQVACQWYEEDRGPVLYRAGNHDQSISSIDDLVATVTNADGHALVVIEDAVRPSANAIFEALEHLTHHDSVSVLLDSRESEWRDQLAPATDVSALEITYVPRIEARDCVKLVDHFERTVGRSVEVPTDRLWSVVRDEAVTDDGKTHEMLRLIHRLATYADPLAAEPTALEEEVASVYADLSADDLARSVCLLVNTLNAAGIRVNRGLCYAVAGDVRTGGEGSQYGPVDDALDQLSGRVLFPGQDGGYRIVHEEWSMVFLHHILDVEGEEEAAKQFGTVVSALLRLAEDPERYERIGQQLDGDGQVGFTPAIDESPTWADETVKAIYDLCRRRSTLTPLFGDGAHDSIDLPAACTGSIAEERPLWLGEAFLTGGYYDHAERAFERVPDTDIAGARDGLLGLARVAFKRGAYDEAISHHETGLSTARTHDDLVGEARHLKGLGLVEWRLGSYERARESFEACQECARQLGDRNLASVADANLGAIAWSQGAYERARDHFEVFLQFARDTGDRAGEATSLNNIGSVAYHQGAYDRAQSYFEESLTIRREIGYRSGEASCLNNLGLTASKRGATQEAEDFHGAALEISTTIDHSRERGHSLWGLGIVAREQEDYQAADAFFEEALETFDETGNQSYMARTKLERATLALACENLSEARKQTEEVLAVVRKLEEDHVRARCLNQLGRIAAANGNLEEATAHWQIALEEFEDRDSYDLALETLEYLVGASLEEGDTDEVSRWLERAQELLGEAPAVTSDLHSEWVDREINTIN